Proteins encoded by one window of Nocardia goodfellowii:
- a CDS encoding flavin reductase family protein gives MAEETARAFDAIIARADPPVWIVTVATEERRAGCLVGFASQVSIEPRQFLVGLSTANHTFAIAGDAKYLAVHMLDGEDLALAHLFGAETGTELDKFEHCEWAPGPHGLPILTGAAGWFTGEVTQRVEFGDHVGYLLAPTAAAAPAEDRSSLRFHSVAELEPGHPAG, from the coding sequence ATGGCCGAAGAAACTGCCCGCGCGTTCGACGCGATCATTGCGCGTGCCGACCCTCCGGTGTGGATCGTCACCGTCGCGACCGAGGAGCGCCGGGCCGGGTGCCTGGTCGGGTTCGCGAGCCAGGTCAGCATCGAGCCGCGGCAATTCCTCGTGGGCCTGTCCACCGCCAATCACACCTTCGCCATCGCCGGTGACGCGAAGTATCTCGCGGTCCACATGCTCGACGGCGAGGATCTAGCACTCGCACACTTGTTCGGCGCCGAGACCGGAACCGAACTCGACAAGTTCGAACATTGTGAATGGGCTCCAGGCCCGCACGGTCTGCCGATCCTGACCGGGGCCGCGGGCTGGTTTACCGGTGAGGTCACTCAGCGCGTCGAGTTCGGCGACCACGTCGGCTACCTGCTGGCACCCACGGCGGCCGCCGCCCCGGCGGAGGACCGCAGCAGCCTTCGCTTCCACAGCGTCGCCGAATTGGAACCCGGGCACCCCGCCGGTTGA
- a CDS encoding DMP19 family protein, protein MDVYNERLQRLGARAAQRIENAEQLDDSTRDLAYTTVLAADFDYQVKNGGFGQLIYNLGRDRLEQCDGVLEWVGAPVALSYFRRAVTRCAEDLADFDQFMADFTTPTSVGQDLLLLSVEYLGGRPSFDDEIADFLDTADAGLRH, encoded by the coding sequence GTGGACGTGTACAACGAACGATTGCAGCGCCTCGGCGCACGAGCGGCACAACGGATCGAGAATGCGGAGCAGCTCGACGACTCGACCCGCGACCTGGCTTACACCACCGTGCTCGCCGCCGATTTCGACTATCAGGTGAAAAACGGCGGGTTCGGGCAGTTGATCTACAACTTGGGCCGCGATCGGCTGGAGCAATGCGACGGCGTGCTGGAGTGGGTCGGCGCGCCGGTCGCGCTGTCCTATTTCCGGCGCGCCGTGACCCGATGCGCCGAGGATCTGGCGGACTTCGACCAGTTCATGGCCGACTTCACCACGCCGACCAGCGTCGGCCAAGATCTACTGCTGCTCAGCGTCGAATATCTGGGCGGTCGGCCCAGCTTCGACGACGAGATCGCGGACTTCCTCGATACTGCCGACGCCGGGCTTCGACATTGA
- a CDS encoding winged helix-turn-helix transcriptional regulator produces the protein MSAKGPHPGEPVRGSSTGRPIMALFDLIGRRWTLRVIWELDRAGQPLTFRELREACGDISSSVLTTRLRELVQARLVENTTGYVLTPIGHKLVGSLEPVARWAEAWEQQRH, from the coding sequence ATGAGCGCGAAAGGCCCGCACCCGGGCGAGCCGGTGCGCGGCTCGAGCACCGGCCGTCCGATCATGGCGCTGTTCGACCTGATCGGGCGACGCTGGACCCTGCGGGTGATCTGGGAACTCGACCGAGCCGGGCAGCCCCTCACCTTCCGTGAACTCCGCGAGGCGTGCGGCGACATTTCCTCCAGCGTGCTCACCACCCGGCTGCGCGAACTCGTCCAGGCGCGACTCGTGGAAAACACCACCGGCTACGTACTGACACCGATCGGGCACAAACTCGTCGGCAGCCTCGAACCGGTAGCACGGTGGGCCGAAGCCTGGGAACAGCAACGACATTGA
- a CDS encoding sensor histidine kinase produces MTSARWRRVVSVRTRVLVIVLIPSVALLAIGVGGSAYLVQSGREANRFAELARGTSGPSIMMIEAFQEERRLSLLFLAGDDPAGLALPAARKQSDAGYAAVVAQANALSELRPDLKDGFFRVGVGQKVPALRAAVDARTIPAAEAFTAYSMAVAAIINGWLISASVAPDSHIAVELYKSVHALRAAESISRTSGLGSLVMLTGELSPELLVELAGYIGDGRGEITYVGSVLQGAHLDQWKAITASSEWQRLRAMEDAILERGPVTAPDTGRSSGDPLPLTLTEWQQVAGKVRRDLLSLWEIQSVDAHFEATEQGNRLNRNSLFAGAGVLSLALLAFLGALVLANKFIARLRRLRRETLELADERLPDTIRQLSAGEEFDEDADRLDFGADEIGHVADAFNRAHRAAVAAAVAEAQTRAGVNAVFVKIAHRSQAVVHRQLALLDEAEREETESDRLTLLFQLDHLATRARRNSENLIVLGGEQPGRQWRNPVPLVDVVRGAAAESLDYTRIHVRKLPETQIVGSAVTDIIHLLAELADNATMFSPPDSSVEVTGGTVGKGIAIEISDQGLGMTAADMTARNALLSQPPDFSVATLSGDSRLGLFVVAKLAARHGITIRLTDSDYGGVKAIVLIPRALTTAALEAGTADPVRENRIPVQPGH; encoded by the coding sequence ATGACCTCCGCACGGTGGCGGCGGGTTGTCAGTGTCCGGACCAGAGTGCTGGTCATTGTGCTTATTCCGAGCGTCGCGTTGCTCGCGATCGGGGTGGGCGGATCTGCCTATCTGGTGCAGAGCGGACGGGAAGCCAATCGGTTCGCTGAACTGGCGCGCGGCACCTCCGGGCCGTCGATCATGATGATCGAGGCGTTCCAGGAGGAGCGCAGGCTTTCGCTGCTGTTCCTGGCCGGGGACGACCCGGCGGGTCTCGCCTTGCCGGCGGCGCGTAAGCAATCCGATGCGGGGTACGCGGCGGTGGTGGCCCAAGCCAATGCGCTGTCGGAACTGCGGCCGGACCTGAAGGACGGGTTCTTCCGAGTCGGCGTCGGCCAGAAGGTGCCCGCCTTGCGGGCCGCCGTCGATGCGCGCACGATTCCGGCCGCGGAGGCTTTCACCGCGTACAGCATGGCGGTAGCGGCCATCATCAACGGCTGGCTGATCTCGGCGAGTGTCGCGCCCGATTCCCATATCGCGGTCGAACTGTACAAGTCGGTCCACGCGCTCCGGGCCGCCGAATCCATCTCGCGGACCAGTGGATTGGGTTCGCTGGTGATGCTCACCGGGGAGCTGTCACCGGAGCTGCTGGTGGAGTTGGCCGGGTATATCGGTGACGGACGTGGCGAGATCACCTACGTCGGTTCGGTGCTCCAGGGTGCGCACCTCGACCAATGGAAGGCGATCACCGCCAGCTCGGAATGGCAGCGGCTGCGCGCCATGGAGGACGCGATCCTCGAGCGTGGCCCGGTCACCGCACCCGACACCGGTCGATCCTCCGGTGATCCGCTGCCGCTCACGCTGACCGAATGGCAGCAGGTCGCGGGCAAAGTCCGGCGCGACCTGCTGAGCCTGTGGGAGATCCAGAGCGTCGACGCGCATTTCGAAGCGACCGAACAAGGCAATCGACTCAACCGGAACTCGCTGTTCGCCGGGGCGGGCGTGCTCTCGCTCGCGCTGCTGGCGTTCCTGGGCGCACTGGTGCTGGCCAACAAGTTCATCGCGCGCCTGCGCCGACTACGCCGCGAGACCCTGGAATTGGCTGACGAGCGGTTGCCGGACACCATCCGCCAGCTCTCGGCCGGCGAGGAATTCGATGAGGACGCGGACCGATTGGATTTCGGAGCCGACGAGATCGGCCACGTCGCCGACGCTTTCAATCGCGCGCACCGGGCGGCGGTGGCGGCGGCGGTCGCCGAGGCCCAAACCCGGGCGGGCGTGAACGCGGTGTTCGTCAAGATCGCCCACCGCTCCCAGGCGGTGGTGCACCGCCAGTTGGCCTTGCTCGACGAAGCCGAGCGGGAGGAAACGGAATCGGACCGGCTGACGTTGCTGTTCCAGCTCGACCACTTGGCGACCCGCGCCCGCCGCAATTCCGAGAACCTCATCGTGCTCGGCGGTGAACAGCCGGGACGACAGTGGCGCAATCCGGTGCCCTTGGTCGATGTGGTCCGCGGCGCGGCCGCGGAATCGTTGGACTACACCAGAATTCATGTCCGCAAGCTGCCGGAGACGCAGATCGTCGGATCCGCCGTCACCGACATCATCCACCTCTTGGCGGAACTGGCCGACAACGCCACCATGTTCTCCCCGCCGGACTCGTCCGTCGAGGTCACCGGCGGTACGGTCGGCAAGGGCATCGCCATCGAGATCTCCGACCAGGGCCTCGGCATGACCGCCGCGGACATGACCGCCCGCAACGCGTTGCTGTCACAGCCACCGGATTTCAGCGTCGCGACCCTGTCCGGAGACAGCCGGCTCGGATTGTTCGTGGTCGCGAAATTGGCTGCCCGCCACGGTATTACGATTCGGCTCACGGATTCCGACTACGGCGGAGTGAAGGCCATCGTGCTGATTCCGAGAGCACTCACAACCGCCGCGCTGGAGGCGGGCACGGCCGATCCCGTGCGGGAGAACCGAATCCCAGTGCAGCCCGGGCACTAA
- a CDS encoding HEAT repeat domain-containing protein → MNPADARLLKDGDLETREDNLRLLLARAGDGDASAKEALCALVRDYPDYHRSLYSRALNRVTVFGDDTLKAPLLKSLSDTRYNCQAWAAMGCAALGFRDAVPGLLAMLDHPQEMAREQAVIALGTLGDESVVPALTPLLRDPIAGMRERTAEALGLIGGDAALAALWDEFENRRYYRIGYIASALSTFTPDIIPRLCEAAAGTDPDQRYWAAVALGSTGDDRAVPTLERLMAHDRGATVFDGMVSVAAKKGLRTLRRIQAAIAARES, encoded by the coding sequence GTGAATCCAGCTGATGCGCGACTCCTCAAAGACGGTGATCTCGAGACCCGCGAGGACAATCTGCGGCTCCTGCTCGCGCGGGCCGGCGACGGCGACGCATCCGCCAAAGAAGCACTGTGCGCGCTCGTCCGCGACTACCCCGACTACCACCGATCGCTCTACAGCCGGGCGTTGAACCGGGTGACCGTCTTCGGCGACGACACGCTGAAAGCCCCATTGCTGAAGTCGCTTTCCGACACCCGGTACAACTGCCAGGCCTGGGCCGCGATGGGTTGCGCGGCGCTCGGTTTCCGCGACGCGGTTCCCGGCTTGCTCGCGATGCTCGACCACCCGCAGGAGATGGCTCGCGAGCAAGCGGTGATCGCGCTGGGCACCCTCGGCGACGAATCGGTCGTACCCGCCCTCACGCCGTTGCTGCGCGACCCGATCGCGGGTATGCGCGAACGCACCGCCGAAGCCCTCGGACTGATCGGCGGCGACGCCGCCCTGGCCGCGCTCTGGGACGAATTCGAGAACCGCCGGTACTACCGCATCGGCTACATCGCCAGCGCACTGTCCACATTCACTCCGGACATCATCCCGAGACTGTGCGAAGCGGCCGCCGGCACCGACCCCGACCAGCGATACTGGGCCGCTGTCGCCCTGGGCTCGACCGGCGACGACCGCGCCGTACCAACCCTCGAACGACTCATGGCCCACGACCGCGGCGCGACAGTCTTCGACGGCATGGTCAGCGTCGCCGCCAAAAAGGGCCTGCGCACCCTACGACGGATCCAAGCCGCAATCGCAGCCCGCGAATCCTGA
- a CDS encoding SDR family oxidoreductase — protein MTTHAGRTYVVTGSASGIGAATAALLRAQDAKVIGCDLTDAEVTADLATPAGRRSLVEQVTAYGPIDAVLAIAGGGKTGLLETNYFGAVATLEGLRPLLAQSLAPRAVAVSSTSALAPADERIVQACLDGDEAAAVAHLAADPEAGGPAGGYGIAKRALNRWVRRAAPTPEWAGSGIALNIVAPGVVDTPAAAYILTDENIRRAVESVAPQPFGGFPGRPEWVAELICWLAGPDNRFVTGQIIFADGGSEAVAVGDLHWR, from the coding sequence ATGACGACGCACGCGGGACGGACCTATGTGGTCACGGGTTCTGCTTCCGGTATCGGCGCCGCGACCGCCGCACTGCTCCGGGCACAGGACGCGAAGGTCATCGGCTGCGACCTCACCGATGCCGAGGTCACCGCAGATCTCGCCACACCCGCCGGTCGCCGGTCACTGGTCGAGCAGGTCACGGCGTACGGGCCGATCGATGCCGTGCTCGCCATAGCCGGCGGCGGTAAAACCGGTCTGCTGGAGACGAATTACTTCGGCGCGGTCGCGACGCTGGAGGGGTTGCGACCACTGCTCGCGCAGAGCCTCGCGCCGCGCGCGGTCGCCGTGTCGTCCACCTCCGCGCTGGCCCCGGCGGACGAACGCATCGTCCAAGCCTGTCTCGACGGCGACGAAGCCGCCGCTGTCGCCCACCTCGCGGCCGATCCCGAGGCAGGCGGCCCGGCGGGTGGTTACGGGATCGCGAAACGCGCGTTGAACCGGTGGGTGCGCAGGGCCGCGCCGACCCCGGAGTGGGCCGGCTCCGGCATCGCGCTCAATATCGTCGCCCCGGGGGTCGTGGACACACCCGCGGCCGCCTACATCCTCACCGACGAGAACATCCGTCGGGCTGTGGAATCCGTTGCGCCACAACCCTTCGGCGGATTCCCGGGCCGCCCGGAATGGGTGGCCGAGCTCATCTGCTGGCTGGCCGGTCCGGACAACCGCTTCGTGACCGGTCAGATCATCTTCGCCGACGGGGGCTCGGAAGCAGTGGCGGTCGGCGACTTGCACTGGCGGTGA
- a CDS encoding alpha/beta fold hydrolase: MSDVLSRNRVVVSGRAGAPVVVLAHGFGCDQNLWRQVVPMLEEHFTVVLFDHVGSGKSDLSAWEPERYSTLAGYAEDVREVCRAVGLGPVVLVGHSVAAMMGVLAVAAEPELFRGLVLLAPSPCFLDDPATGYRGGFSAADINELLESLDANYLGWSGAMAPVIMGNPDRPELAAELESSFCRTDPDIARVFARVTFLSDNREDLAAVRVPTLVAQCSHDAIAPPEVGEFVRSRIAGSRLVTLTATGHCPQLAAPAETAAAITEFVSSLG, from the coding sequence GTGAGCGACGTGCTGAGCAGGAATCGGGTAGTGGTCTCCGGCCGGGCCGGTGCGCCGGTAGTGGTGCTGGCGCATGGCTTCGGTTGTGACCAGAACCTGTGGCGGCAGGTCGTGCCGATGCTGGAAGAGCATTTCACGGTGGTGCTGTTCGATCATGTGGGCTCGGGGAAGTCGGATCTGTCGGCTTGGGAGCCGGAGCGGTACTCGACCTTGGCGGGTTACGCCGAGGATGTCCGGGAAGTGTGCCGGGCGGTCGGGCTGGGACCGGTGGTGCTGGTCGGACATTCGGTGGCGGCGATGATGGGGGTCCTGGCCGTGGCGGCGGAGCCGGAGCTGTTCCGTGGCCTGGTGCTGCTGGCGCCGAGCCCGTGTTTCCTCGACGATCCGGCCACCGGCTATCGGGGCGGGTTCAGCGCCGCCGATATCAACGAGTTGCTCGAGTCACTGGACGCCAATTATCTGGGTTGGTCGGGTGCGATGGCGCCGGTGATCATGGGAAATCCGGACCGGCCCGAACTGGCCGCGGAGCTGGAAAGCAGCTTCTGCCGCACCGACCCGGACATCGCGCGTGTGTTCGCGCGCGTCACCTTCCTGTCCGACAATCGCGAGGATTTGGCGGCGGTGCGGGTTCCGACGTTGGTGGCGCAATGCTCCCATGACGCGATCGCACCGCCGGAGGTGGGAGAGTTCGTCCGGTCCCGCATCGCGGGCAGCCGCCTGGTCACCTTGACCGCCACAGGTCATTGCCCGCAACTGGCCGCACCGGCGGAGACCGCCGCGGCGATCACCGAGTTCGTGAGTAGTTTGGGGTGA
- a CDS encoding PEP-utilizing enzyme, producing MRASMMEAPLTTGVPCSNGVATGPVRVVRGVDDFDTVRPGDVIVCRSTDPSWTVLFGIAAAVVTETGGLLSHAAIVAREYGIPAVVAAKGAMAILANHLTVSVDGTSGRIHAARPGSAG from the coding sequence ATGCGAGCGAGCATGATGGAAGCGCCGCTGACCACCGGTGTCCCGTGCAGCAATGGTGTCGCCACCGGCCCGGTACGGGTTGTGCGCGGCGTCGACGATTTCGATACCGTCCGGCCGGGCGATGTCATCGTCTGCCGCAGCACCGATCCTTCGTGGACAGTGCTCTTCGGTATCGCCGCCGCGGTGGTGACCGAGACCGGTGGTCTCCTCTCGCACGCGGCGATTGTGGCCCGTGAGTACGGAATTCCGGCCGTGGTGGCGGCCAAAGGCGCGATGGCGATCCTGGCGAATCATCTAACGGTCTCCGTCGACGGGACCAGTGGCCGGATTCACGCCGCTCGGCCGGGGAGCGCCGGATGA
- a CDS encoding NADP-dependent oxidoreductase, which produces MNRQWILVRRPAGLVDDSSFELRSGPVPTPGPGEALVRVVWLGFDPTQRGWLNDGPNYMDPVPLGAVMRGPGVGRVVASRSPEYAVGDWVCGMVGWQDYAIASGQGLLGLNVVPPGIDPKAMLGLFGPTGLTAYFGMIDIGKPSPGDTVLVSGAAGATGSIAGQIAKALGCRVIGIAGGEVKCAWVTDVAGFDACIDYKAEDVEAGLRKLAPEGIDVFFDNVGGTVLDAALATIAERARIVVCGGISSGYDVGEPPPGPRNYLQLGLKRARMEGFIFLDYVDRFPEAFGRLHEWLSQGQLVYAEDVQEGFELAPALLRGLFEGRNLGKQLLRIAPDPEAPAPG; this is translated from the coding sequence GTGAATCGCCAATGGATCCTCGTCCGACGCCCCGCTGGTCTGGTCGATGACAGCAGCTTCGAACTCAGAAGCGGCCCTGTTCCGACACCTGGGCCGGGTGAGGCGCTGGTCCGGGTGGTCTGGCTGGGTTTCGATCCGACTCAGCGCGGCTGGCTCAACGATGGTCCGAATTACATGGATCCAGTGCCGCTCGGTGCGGTGATGCGGGGCCCGGGAGTCGGGCGGGTAGTGGCGTCCCGCAGCCCGGAATATGCGGTGGGAGACTGGGTTTGCGGGATGGTCGGGTGGCAGGACTACGCGATCGCCTCCGGTCAGGGACTGCTGGGGTTGAACGTGGTTCCGCCCGGCATCGACCCGAAGGCGATGCTCGGCCTCTTCGGTCCGACCGGGCTGACCGCCTATTTCGGCATGATCGATATCGGCAAGCCATCGCCCGGGGACACCGTGCTAGTGTCCGGCGCCGCCGGAGCGACCGGATCCATCGCAGGGCAGATCGCGAAAGCACTGGGGTGCAGGGTGATCGGGATCGCGGGCGGCGAGGTCAAGTGCGCCTGGGTTACCGACGTCGCCGGGTTCGACGCGTGTATCGATTACAAAGCCGAGGATGTCGAGGCCGGTCTGCGGAAGCTGGCGCCCGAAGGCATCGACGTGTTCTTCGACAATGTCGGCGGCACGGTCCTGGACGCCGCGCTGGCCACTATCGCCGAGCGCGCCCGGATCGTGGTGTGCGGCGGCATTTCTTCCGGATACGACGTCGGCGAGCCCCCGCCGGGGCCCCGCAACTACCTGCAACTCGGGCTGAAGCGAGCGCGGATGGAGGGGTTCATTTTCCTGGACTACGTCGATCGCTTTCCGGAGGCGTTCGGCCGCTTGCACGAATGGCTGAGTCAGGGACAACTCGTGTATGCCGAGGATGTTCAGGAGGGATTCGAACTCGCGCCCGCCCTGCTGCGCGGCCTCTTCGAAGGGCGCAACCTGGGTAAGCAACTGCTGCGCATCGCACCCGATCCGGAGGCTCCCGCGCCGGGCTGA
- a CDS encoding FAD-dependent oxidoreductase, translated as MADIGNAGPQGSGTRGALVVGAGIAGLAAALRLHQQGWDVVVIERAPARRSGGYLVNLHGPGYAAAERLGLLPALTPRDIGFFTSVLVHADGREKFRIPAAVTEAAVGNRALSLFRGDLESTLYDAVADLVAIRFGTTVAAVAENSGGVVATLSDGTRLAADLLVGADGVHSRVRELVFGAEPEYFVDLGHMVGAFPLHTVPEHVPAGVGTTFIGPGRTAAVMNLGPQRSSAFFTYRCPNSQAELALGPTAALTAAFGDLGRGVADALRELEADPAVAYFDSVGQIVMDRWSSGRVVLLGDAAWCVTVFAGYGAALALDGADRLGTALAAHQADIPAALDSWERSLRPEVDKRQALARKGMVRFAPPSRAHVWAGELMLRAIQLPGLRGLVQRSIQRANN; from the coding sequence TTGGCAGACATCGGAAACGCCGGACCGCAAGGCTCCGGGACGCGGGGCGCGCTGGTTGTCGGCGCCGGAATCGCGGGCTTGGCCGCCGCGCTGCGGCTGCATCAGCAGGGCTGGGATGTCGTCGTGATCGAGCGCGCGCCCGCTCGCCGCAGCGGCGGCTACCTGGTCAATCTGCACGGCCCCGGCTATGCCGCCGCCGAGCGGCTCGGGCTGCTACCGGCCCTGACCCCGCGCGATATCGGGTTCTTCACCTCGGTTCTCGTGCACGCGGACGGGCGGGAGAAGTTCAGAATTCCGGCGGCTGTCACCGAGGCCGCCGTCGGCAATCGGGCGCTGAGCTTGTTTCGTGGCGACCTCGAATCGACGCTGTACGACGCGGTGGCCGATCTCGTCGCCATTCGTTTCGGCACCACCGTAGCGGCGGTCGCCGAGAACTCCGGAGGCGTCGTCGCGACGCTGAGCGACGGCACCCGGCTGGCAGCCGACCTGCTCGTCGGCGCGGACGGCGTGCATTCCCGAGTGCGCGAGCTGGTATTCGGTGCCGAGCCCGAATACTTCGTCGACCTCGGCCACATGGTCGGCGCGTTCCCGCTGCACACGGTGCCCGAGCACGTACCGGCGGGCGTCGGCACCACTTTTATCGGTCCCGGCCGCACGGCGGCGGTGATGAACCTGGGACCACAACGGTCTTCCGCGTTCTTCACCTACCGCTGCCCGAACTCTCAAGCCGAACTGGCGCTCGGCCCTACCGCCGCGTTGACCGCGGCGTTCGGAGATCTGGGGCGCGGCGTGGCCGACGCTCTCCGCGAGCTCGAGGCGGACCCCGCGGTCGCCTACTTCGATTCGGTCGGGCAAATCGTGATGGACCGCTGGAGTAGCGGCCGAGTCGTGCTGCTCGGCGACGCCGCCTGGTGCGTAACGGTTTTCGCGGGCTACGGTGCGGCTCTCGCCCTGGACGGCGCTGACCGGCTCGGCACCGCGCTGGCCGCCCACCAAGCCGATATTCCCGCGGCGCTCGACAGCTGGGAGCGGTCATTGCGTCCCGAAGTAGACAAACGGCAGGCCCTGGCCCGTAAAGGGATGGTCCGGTTCGCGCCACCGTCACGTGCCCATGTCTGGGCCGGCGAACTGATGCTGCGCGCCATTCAACTTCCCGGCCTCCGCGGCCTGGTCCAGCGTTCCATCCAACGGGCGAACAACTGA
- a CDS encoding GNAT family N-acetyltransferase, giving the protein MSKSVVLQYYSGEQAREIRDTIADVQARGYVDAIATGDPFESTEAFMERFVVYSRNTGFSMVLGIIDDEPVGQAFGWPLATGTPWWTRLVLAPGQPPLEEFIVEDGTRTFALSELMVDKKRHGQGIGGILFRALLADRPEPRVTWMVNPTNTNAYAIYRHWGAERFGNLRPGLKGEPQFDVLLLRNRGRQHR; this is encoded by the coding sequence ATGTCGAAAAGCGTTGTATTGCAATACTACTCGGGCGAGCAAGCCCGAGAGATTCGAGACACGATCGCCGACGTGCAAGCCCGCGGGTACGTTGATGCCATCGCGACCGGAGACCCGTTCGAGTCCACCGAAGCTTTCATGGAGCGGTTCGTGGTCTATTCGCGGAACACTGGGTTTTCCATGGTCCTGGGAATCATCGATGACGAGCCCGTGGGGCAGGCGTTCGGCTGGCCGTTGGCTACTGGGACGCCGTGGTGGACCAGGCTGGTGCTCGCCCCGGGGCAACCTCCGCTAGAGGAATTCATCGTCGAGGACGGAACCAGAACCTTCGCGCTGAGTGAACTGATGGTCGACAAAAAACGTCATGGCCAAGGCATCGGTGGAATCCTTTTCCGTGCATTGCTGGCGGATCGCCCAGAACCCAGAGTGACGTGGATGGTGAATCCCACCAATACGAATGCCTATGCCATCTATCGGCATTGGGGAGCTGAGCGCTTCGGCAATCTGCGGCCGGGATTGAAGGGTGAACCGCAGTTCGACGTCCTGCTCCTTCGAAATCGAGGTCGTCAGCACCGTTAG
- a CDS encoding barstar family protein, with protein MDGQAVTDIASFYCALGEAINGPGGYFGWNLDALWDCLRGGWGASSPFTLEWLHSDVAQEHLLTHSAVAAGQTLFDLLLEIFDDKGIEVILR; from the coding sequence CTGGACGGACAGGCTGTCACCGACATCGCCAGCTTCTACTGCGCTCTCGGTGAGGCGATCAACGGCCCCGGGGGCTACTTCGGCTGGAATCTCGATGCGCTGTGGGACTGCCTGCGCGGAGGATGGGGCGCTTCCAGCCCGTTCACGCTGGAATGGCTGCACTCCGATGTAGCGCAAGAACATCTGCTCACACACTCGGCCGTCGCTGCGGGGCAGACTTTATTCGATCTGCTCTTGGAGATCTTCGATGACAAAGGCATCGAAGTCATCCTGCGATAA
- a CDS encoding fatty acid desaturase family protein, whose translation MTTPALVTESLPRPRRGADGDYARLLRRISEAGLMGRRPVYYAVRLSLVGIAFVGGWAAFVLVGDSWWTLLVAAFLAVMFAQVALVMHDVAHRQVFRLRQPTELVGRIVGNAGIGLGYGWWQDKHTRHHANPNHEELDPDVSPDILVWSQQQARASSGLPRLIGRAQAYLFFPLLLLEGLNLHVAGVRALRNRSVKHRALEGALLFSHFAAYLAVLFAVLPVDKAFVFLAVHQGLFGLYMGCIFAPNHKGMPTLTGDDRPDYLRRQVLTSRNVRGGALTDLALGGLNYQIEHHLFPSMPTPNLRHAQVIVREYCAEIGVAYHETGLISSYREALRHMHEVGAPLRRPDAEVAQ comes from the coding sequence ATGACGACACCTGCCCTGGTCACAGAGTCGCTGCCACGCCCGCGGCGTGGCGCGGACGGAGATTACGCCCGGCTGTTGCGCCGGATCTCCGAGGCGGGGCTGATGGGCCGCCGTCCGGTCTACTACGCAGTCCGGCTCAGCCTCGTCGGGATCGCCTTCGTCGGCGGCTGGGCGGCGTTCGTCCTCGTGGGCGACTCGTGGTGGACGCTGCTGGTCGCGGCGTTCCTAGCGGTGATGTTCGCTCAGGTCGCGCTGGTCATGCACGATGTCGCACATCGTCAGGTCTTCCGGCTACGGCAGCCGACGGAGCTGGTGGGTCGCATCGTCGGCAACGCCGGTATCGGACTGGGCTACGGCTGGTGGCAGGACAAGCACACCCGGCATCACGCCAATCCGAACCACGAAGAACTGGATCCGGATGTCTCGCCCGACATCCTGGTCTGGTCCCAGCAGCAGGCGCGGGCCAGTAGCGGTCTGCCCCGGCTCATCGGGCGGGCGCAGGCGTACCTGTTCTTCCCGCTGTTGTTGCTGGAGGGCCTGAACCTGCATGTGGCCGGGGTTCGCGCACTCAGGAATCGATCGGTCAAGCACCGTGCCTTGGAAGGTGCACTGCTGTTCAGCCATTTCGCCGCTTACCTGGCCGTGCTGTTCGCGGTCCTGCCCGTCGACAAAGCCTTCGTCTTCCTCGCCGTCCACCAGGGCCTGTTCGGTCTCTACATGGGCTGCATCTTCGCCCCGAACCACAAGGGCATGCCGACCCTGACCGGCGACGACCGCCCCGACTATCTGCGTCGCCAGGTGCTGACCTCCCGCAACGTGCGCGGCGGCGCGCTCACCGACCTGGCCCTCGGCGGGCTCAACTATCAGATCGAACACCACCTGTTCCCGAGCATGCCGACCCCGAACCTGCGCCACGCGCAGGTGATCGTCCGCGAATACTGCGCCGAAATCGGCGTGGCCTACCACGAGACCGGATTGATCTCGTCCTACCGCGAGGCGCTGCGCCACATGCACGAGGTCGGTGCGCCACTTCGGCGCCCGGATGCCGAAGTGGCGCAATAG